The following proteins come from a genomic window of Streptomyces sp. GS7:
- a CDS encoding HNH endonuclease — translation MSRSVRYTRELLTEAAAHCTDIDGVIAFCGGRSYHQVRRHLLRRFAHFGIDVSHFQPVTRRTARPRPTKEALHQAIDASISVASALRHLGYPVTSRNRALFTQWVSEHAISTDHFLGQAHGRGKPGTTPVKPPEQILVKRSGQRRAQTVMLRRALRQIGVPERCAECGTGPVWLGRPMTLEIDHINGDRSDDRRENLRLICPNCHAMTDTWCRGGRRRR, via the coding sequence ATGAGCCGCAGCGTCCGCTACACCCGGGAGCTGCTGACGGAAGCCGCAGCTCACTGCACTGACATCGATGGTGTCATCGCGTTCTGCGGCGGCCGTTCCTATCATCAAGTGCGGCGACATCTACTGAGGCGTTTCGCCCACTTCGGGATCGACGTATCGCACTTCCAACCGGTCACACGGCGTACCGCTCGCCCGCGTCCCACGAAAGAGGCGCTCCACCAGGCTATCGACGCATCGATTTCCGTCGCATCCGCGCTGCGGCACCTCGGGTACCCCGTCACCAGCCGCAACCGTGCGCTGTTCACACAGTGGGTATCCGAGCACGCCATCAGCACGGATCACTTCCTGGGACAGGCCCATGGGCGCGGAAAACCCGGGACCACGCCGGTCAAGCCACCCGAGCAGATCCTCGTCAAGCGCAGTGGGCAGCGTCGGGCGCAAACCGTGATGCTGCGCCGGGCCCTTCGGCAGATCGGTGTCCCTGAGCGATGTGCCGAATGCGGCACGGGCCCCGTATGGCTCGGCAGGCCCATGACCCTGGAGATCGACCACATCAACGGCGACCGGAGCGACGACCGCCGGGAGAATCTGCGACTGATCTGCCCCAACTGCCATGCGATGACGGACACTTGGTGCCGGGGCGGCCGACGCCGACGATAG
- the rdgB gene encoding RdgB/HAM1 family non-canonical purine NTP pyrophosphatase: MQPQTGGHPAPPRRLVLATRNAGKISELRAILEAAGLGVELVGADAYPDVPDVKETGVTFAENALLKAHALARATGHPAVADDSGLCVDVLGGAPGIFSARWAGRHGDDRANLDLLLAQLSDIADEHRAAHFACAAALALPDGSERVVEGTLDGTLRHTPTGTGGFGYDPILQPLGETRTCAELTPAEKNAISHRGKAFRALAGVVGELLG; the protein is encoded by the coding sequence ATGCAGCCACAAACCGGCGGGCACCCCGCACCCCCGCGCCGCCTCGTCCTCGCCACCCGCAACGCCGGCAAGATCTCCGAACTCCGCGCCATCCTGGAAGCGGCCGGCCTCGGCGTCGAACTCGTCGGCGCCGACGCCTATCCCGACGTCCCCGACGTCAAGGAGACCGGCGTCACCTTCGCCGAGAACGCCCTCCTCAAGGCCCACGCCCTCGCCCGGGCCACCGGCCACCCGGCCGTCGCCGACGACTCCGGCCTCTGCGTCGACGTCCTCGGCGGCGCCCCCGGCATCTTCTCCGCCCGCTGGGCCGGCCGGCACGGCGACGACCGGGCCAACCTCGACCTCCTCCTCGCCCAGCTCTCCGACATCGCCGACGAGCACCGCGCCGCCCACTTCGCCTGCGCCGCGGCCCTCGCCCTCCCCGACGGCTCCGAGCGCGTCGTCGAGGGCACCCTCGACGGCACCCTCCGCCACACCCCCACGGGCACCGGCGGCTTCGGCTACGACCCCATCCTCCAGCCCCTCGGCGAAACCCGTACCTGCGCCGAGCTGACCCCCGCCGAGAAGAACGCCATCAGCCACCGCGGCAAGGCGTTCCGGGCGTTGGCGGGGGTGGTGGGGGAGTTGCTGGGGTGA
- a CDS encoding HNH endonuclease: MALKYSRERLAAAAHVSSSYDEVVRWFGSTPTPGNRRYVRAKLREAGIDTAHFTPPGVRHTEARLRDAVTCSRSVAEVVRRLGLDPVGGHHTHIGRRIRSLGIDTSHFSPQGRRNPSARRRLSPEELLVKTETLIRRVPSSRLRVAMLAYGAEERCALCGTGPSWRHRPMLLEVDHANGDWRDNRRGNLRFLCPNCHATTDSYRGRGKRKHSGRAEGEQ, from the coding sequence ATGGCGCTCAAATACTCCCGCGAACGGCTAGCGGCAGCCGCGCACGTCTCATCGTCGTACGACGAGGTGGTCCGCTGGTTCGGCAGCACACCAACTCCCGGCAACCGCCGTTACGTACGGGCCAAGTTGCGCGAAGCAGGCATCGACACCGCTCATTTCACGCCCCCGGGCGTGCGCCACACCGAGGCCCGACTCCGCGACGCCGTGACCTGCTCGCGCAGCGTTGCGGAGGTGGTACGGCGCCTCGGCCTCGATCCGGTGGGCGGCCACCACACCCACATCGGCCGCCGGATCCGGAGCCTGGGGATCGATACGTCCCACTTCTCGCCACAGGGCCGGAGAAATCCCAGCGCTCGGCGGCGACTCAGCCCTGAAGAACTCCTCGTCAAGACGGAAACCTTGATCCGCCGTGTACCGAGCAGCCGTCTGAGAGTTGCCATGCTGGCGTACGGAGCCGAGGAACGCTGCGCACTGTGCGGCACGGGGCCCTCTTGGCGCCACCGTCCAATGCTGCTCGAAGTGGACCACGCCAACGGAGACTGGCGGGACAATCGCCGGGGCAACCTCCGCTTTCTCTGCCCGAACTGTCACGCGACAACGGACTCGTACCGCGGTCGCGGCAAACGGAAGCACAGCGGACGCGCGGAAGGGGAGCAATGA
- the rph gene encoding ribonuclease PH, with protein sequence MSRIDGRTPEQLRPVTIERGWSKHAEGSVLVSFGDTKVFCTASVAEGVPRWRKGTGEGWVTAEYAMLPRSTNTRGDRESVRGKIGGRTHEISRLIGRSLRAVIDFKALGENTIVLDCDVLQADGGTRTAAITGAYVALADSISWAQGKKLIKHGRQPLTGTVSAVSVGIVGGVPLLDLCYEEDVRAETDMNVVCTGDGRFVEVQGTAEAEPFARDELNSLLDLAVTGCATLDTTQREALARTL encoded by the coding sequence ATGTCTCGCATCGACGGCCGCACCCCCGAACAGCTCCGCCCCGTCACCATCGAACGCGGCTGGAGCAAGCACGCCGAAGGCTCCGTCCTCGTCTCCTTCGGCGACACCAAAGTCTTCTGCACCGCCTCCGTCGCCGAAGGCGTACCCCGCTGGCGCAAGGGCACCGGCGAAGGCTGGGTCACCGCCGAATACGCGATGCTGCCCCGCTCCACCAACACCCGCGGCGACCGCGAATCCGTCCGCGGCAAGATCGGCGGACGCACCCACGAGATCAGCCGCCTCATCGGCCGCTCACTGCGCGCCGTCATCGACTTCAAGGCCCTCGGCGAGAACACCATCGTCCTGGACTGCGACGTCCTCCAGGCCGACGGCGGCACCCGTACCGCCGCCATCACCGGCGCCTACGTCGCCCTCGCCGACTCCATCAGCTGGGCCCAGGGCAAGAAGCTCATCAAGCACGGCCGCCAGCCCCTCACCGGCACCGTCAGCGCCGTCAGCGTCGGCATCGTCGGCGGCGTCCCGCTCCTCGACCTCTGCTACGAGGAAGACGTCCGCGCCGAAACCGACATGAACGTCGTCTGCACCGGCGACGGCCGCTTCGTCGAGGTCCAGGGCACCGCCGAGGCCGAGCCCTTCGCCCGCGACGAACTCAACTCCCTCCTCGACCTCGCCGTCACCGGCTGCGCCACCCTCGACACCACCCAGCGCGAGGCCCTCGCACGGACCCTCTGA
- a CDS encoding glucose PTS transporter subunit EIIB, translating into MDMATKAEKIVAGLGGLDNIEEVEGCITRLRTEVNDASLVDEAALKAAGAHGVVKMGTAIQVVIGTDADPIAAEIEDMM; encoded by the coding sequence GTGGACATGGCCACCAAGGCTGAGAAGATCGTCGCCGGACTCGGCGGGCTCGACAACATCGAAGAGGTCGAGGGCTGCATCACCCGTCTCCGCACCGAGGTCAACGACGCTTCCCTCGTCGACGAGGCCGCCCTCAAGGCCGCCGGCGCCCACGGCGTCGTCAAGATGGGCACCGCGATCCAGGTCGTCATCGGCACCGACGCCGACCCCATCGCCGCCGAGATCGAAGACATGATGTGA
- a CDS encoding PTS transporter subunit EIIC yields MTSDASGAAGASGTAPGKRPAKSRAAGLFQGLQKMGRSLQLPIAVLPAAGILNRLGQPDVFGDKGLGWGNVAKVFAGAGGALLDSGLGLPLLFCIGVAIGMAKKSDGSTALAAVVGFLVYFSVLHQFPVVCPPGQAFTQAGLWGGVCVDRAGKATQATFQNPGVFGGIVMGFLSAWFWQRLHRVKLVDWLGFFNGRRLVPIVMAFVGLAFAVVCLGVWAPIGDGLTSFSEWLSALGSWGAGIFGVANRALLVVGLHQFLNTFVWFQFGSFTKPDGTVVHGDINRFLAGDPSAGQFTTGFFPIMMFALPAAALAIAHCAKPHRRKEVAGMMLSVGLTSFVTGVTEPVEYSFLFIAPVLYGIHAVLTGVSMAVCWGLGVHDSFSFSAGLIDYVINWGLATKPWLIIPIGLCFAVVYYLLFRFVITKFDLATPGREPAEVGDAMERENVK; encoded by the coding sequence ATGACTTCGGACGCATCGGGCGCGGCGGGCGCATCGGGCACGGCGCCGGGGAAGAGGCCGGCGAAGAGCCGGGCGGCGGGGCTCTTCCAGGGGTTGCAGAAGATGGGCCGCAGCCTTCAGTTGCCGATCGCCGTGCTGCCCGCGGCGGGCATTCTCAATCGCCTGGGCCAGCCGGACGTGTTCGGCGACAAGGGGCTGGGCTGGGGGAATGTGGCGAAGGTGTTCGCGGGGGCGGGCGGGGCGCTGCTGGATTCGGGGCTGGGGCTGCCGCTGCTGTTCTGCATCGGTGTGGCGATCGGGATGGCGAAGAAGTCGGACGGGTCGACGGCGCTGGCGGCGGTGGTCGGTTTTCTCGTCTATTTCTCGGTGCTGCACCAATTCCCGGTGGTGTGCCCGCCGGGGCAGGCGTTCACGCAGGCGGGGCTGTGGGGCGGGGTGTGTGTCGACCGGGCGGGGAAGGCGACGCAGGCGACGTTCCAGAATCCGGGGGTTTTCGGCGGCATCGTGATGGGTTTTCTGTCGGCCTGGTTCTGGCAGCGGCTGCACCGGGTGAAGCTGGTGGACTGGCTGGGGTTCTTCAACGGGCGGCGGCTGGTGCCGATCGTGATGGCCTTCGTGGGGCTGGCGTTCGCGGTGGTGTGCCTGGGGGTGTGGGCGCCGATCGGTGACGGTCTGACGAGTTTCAGCGAGTGGCTGTCGGCGCTGGGGTCGTGGGGTGCGGGGATTTTCGGGGTGGCGAACCGTGCGCTGCTGGTGGTGGGTCTGCACCAGTTCCTGAATACGTTCGTGTGGTTCCAGTTCGGCAGTTTCACCAAGCCGGACGGGACGGTGGTGCACGGTGACATCAACCGGTTCCTGGCGGGTGATCCGTCGGCGGGGCAGTTCACCACGGGGTTCTTCCCGATCATGATGTTCGCGCTGCCGGCGGCGGCGCTGGCGATCGCGCACTGCGCGAAGCCGCATCGCCGCAAGGAGGTGGCCGGGATGATGCTGTCGGTGGGGCTGACCTCGTTCGTGACGGGGGTGACCGAGCCGGTGGAGTATTCGTTCCTGTTCATCGCGCCGGTGCTGTACGGGATTCACGCGGTGCTGACGGGTGTGTCGATGGCGGTGTGCTGGGGGCTGGGTGTGCACGACAGCTTCAGTTTCTCGGCGGGGTTGATCGACTACGTCATCAACTGGGGGCTGGCGACGAAACCGTGGCTGATCATTCCGATCGGGTTGTGTTTCGCCGTCGTCTACTACCTCCTCTTCCGTTTCGTGATCACGAAATTCGATCTGGCGACGCCGGGCCGGGAGCCGGCCGAGGTGGGTGACGCGATGGAGCGGGAGAACGTCAAATAG
- a CDS encoding MBL fold metallo-hydrolase — protein MKLTVVGCSGSFPSTESPCSSYLLEADGFRLLLDMGNGALGELQRHCGLYDLDAVLLSHLHADHCIDLCGYFVVRYYRPDGGRCAPMPIYGPAGTERRLTDAHADLPHDKAMSEVFDFRTLTPGTVAIGPFTIRTELVRHPVEAYGFRIEHGGRSLTYSGDTGPCDALDSLAEGTDFFLCEASFTHGKEDIPDLHLNGREAGEHAQRAGAGRLVLTHIPPWTDPDISVRDAQKVYDGPVEVARAGVAYEI, from the coding sequence ATGAAGCTCACCGTCGTCGGATGCTCGGGGTCGTTCCCCTCCACGGAATCGCCCTGTTCGAGCTACCTCCTGGAGGCCGACGGCTTCAGGCTGCTCCTCGACATGGGCAACGGCGCCCTCGGCGAGCTGCAGCGCCACTGCGGTCTCTACGACCTGGACGCCGTACTCCTGTCGCACCTGCACGCCGACCACTGCATCGACCTGTGCGGCTACTTCGTCGTCCGCTACTACCGCCCGGACGGCGGCCGTTGCGCGCCGATGCCGATCTACGGCCCGGCCGGCACCGAGCGCCGGCTGACCGACGCGCACGCCGACCTGCCGCACGACAAGGCGATGAGCGAGGTCTTCGACTTCCGCACGCTGACCCCGGGCACCGTCGCCATCGGCCCGTTCACCATCCGTACCGAACTGGTCCGCCACCCCGTCGAGGCGTACGGCTTCCGCATCGAACACGGCGGCCGCTCGCTCACGTACTCCGGCGACACCGGCCCCTGCGACGCGCTGGACAGCCTCGCCGAGGGCACCGACTTCTTCCTGTGCGAGGCGTCCTTCACGCACGGCAAGGAGGACATCCCCGACCTCCACCTCAACGGCCGGGAGGCCGGCGAGCACGCCCAGCGGGCCGGCGCCGGCCGGCTGGTGCTCACCCACATCCCGCCGTGGACCGACCCGGACATCAGCGTCCGCGACGCCCAGAAGGTCTACGACGGGCCGGTCGAGGTCGCCCGGGCCGGCGTGGCGTACGAGATCTGA
- a CDS encoding PTS transporter subunit EIIC, with translation MSTATAAKAAPAKKRGSGLFQGLQKIGRSLQLPIAVLPAAGILNRLGQPDVFGEKGLHWIAVSKVFAAAGGAVFDNLPLLFCIGVAIGFAKKADGSTALAALVGFLVYNNVLKAFPVKDGHIEDGKWVEPVVNNPGVLGGIVIGLLAAVLWQRYHRKKLVDWLGFFNGRRLVPIIMAFVGTTVGVLFLLVWEPVGNAISSFGEWMTGLGAAGAGLFGLINRGLLPIGMHQFVNVVSWFQLGDYTDATGKVVHGDIGRFFAGDPTAGQFMSGFFPIMMFGLPAAALAIAHCARPERRKAVLGMMVSLALTSFVCGITEPIEFSFMFIAPVLYAIHAVLTAVSMAVTWALGVHDGFTFSAGFIDYVLNWHLASKPWLIIPIGLAFGVVYYLLFRFAITRFNLTTPGREPEEEIEDLTKA, from the coding sequence ATGAGCACGGCCACCGCCGCGAAGGCGGCCCCCGCGAAGAAGCGGGGCTCCGGCCTTTTCCAGGGCCTGCAGAAGATCGGCCGCAGCCTCCAGCTGCCGATCGCCGTCCTGCCCGCAGCGGGCATCCTCAACCGTCTCGGCCAGCCGGACGTGTTCGGCGAAAAGGGACTGCACTGGATCGCGGTCAGCAAGGTCTTCGCCGCCGCCGGCGGTGCGGTCTTCGACAATCTGCCGCTGCTGTTCTGCATAGGCGTCGCCATCGGCTTCGCGAAGAAGGCCGACGGCTCCACGGCACTCGCCGCCCTGGTCGGATTCCTGGTCTACAACAACGTCCTCAAGGCGTTCCCGGTCAAGGACGGGCACATCGAGGACGGCAAGTGGGTCGAGCCGGTCGTCAACAACCCCGGTGTCCTCGGCGGCATCGTGATCGGTCTGCTCGCCGCGGTCCTGTGGCAGCGCTACCACCGCAAGAAGCTGGTGGACTGGCTGGGCTTCTTCAACGGCCGCCGGCTCGTCCCGATCATCATGGCCTTCGTCGGCACCACGGTCGGTGTGCTGTTCCTGCTGGTCTGGGAGCCCGTCGGCAACGCCATCTCCAGCTTCGGCGAGTGGATGACGGGCCTGGGCGCCGCCGGCGCCGGCCTCTTCGGCCTGATCAACCGCGGGCTGCTGCCGATCGGTATGCACCAGTTCGTCAACGTCGTGTCGTGGTTCCAGCTCGGTGACTACACCGACGCCACGGGCAAGGTCGTGCACGGCGACATCGGCCGCTTCTTCGCCGGCGACCCGACCGCCGGGCAGTTCATGTCCGGCTTCTTCCCGATCATGATGTTCGGTCTGCCGGCCGCCGCTCTGGCCATCGCGCACTGCGCCCGCCCGGAGCGCCGCAAGGCCGTCCTGGGCATGATGGTCTCGCTCGCGCTGACCTCGTTCGTCTGCGGTATCACCGAGCCGATCGAGTTCTCGTTCATGTTCATCGCGCCGGTGCTGTACGCGATCCACGCGGTGCTGACCGCCGTCTCGATGGCCGTCACCTGGGCGCTCGGCGTGCACGACGGCTTCACCTTCTCCGCCGGCTTCATCGACTACGTGCTGAACTGGCACCTGGCGAGCAAGCCGTGGCTGATCATCCCGATCGGCCTGGCCTTCGGTGTCGTCTACTACCTGCTGTTCCGCTTCGCGATCACCAGGTTCAACCTCACCACCCCGGGCCGCGAGCCCGAGGAGGAGATCGAGGACCTGACCAAGGCGTAG